A window of the Cicer arietinum cultivar CDC Frontier isolate Library 1 chromosome 6, Cicar.CDCFrontier_v2.0, whole genome shotgun sequence genome harbors these coding sequences:
- the LOC101514050 gene encoding probable xyloglucan endotransglucosylase/hydrolase protein 28, translating into MGFSQMASLLLCFTLFLLASASSRNLPIIPFDEGYTPLFGDNNVFVHTDGKSVHLSLDERTGSGFVSHDLYLHGYFSASIKLPADYTAGVVVAFYMSNGDMYEKNHDEIDFEFLGNIRGKDWRIQTNVYGNGSTSIGREERYGLWFDPAEDFHQYSILWTDSLIIFYVDNIPIREVTRTESMGGDFPAKPMTLYATIWDASDWATNGGKYRVNYKYAPYIAKFSDLVLHGCAVDPIEHVAKCDTASDSKSVPSGVTPVQRIKMENFRKKHMTYSYCYDKIRYKAPPSECAINPQEAERLRKFDPVTFGSGRHRHGKRHHHNRGSQAEAVSF; encoded by the exons ATGGGATTCTCTCAAATGGCTTCTCTCTTGTTGTGCTTTACCCTTTTTCTTTTAGCTTCTGCCTCTTCCAGAAATTTGCCTATTATACCCTTTGATGAAGGCTACACACCTTTGTTTGGTGATAATAACGTTTTCGTTCATACAGATGGCAAATCGGTTCATCTTTCACTCGATGAAAGAAcag gtTCTGGATTTGTGTCTCATGATCTTTACCTTCATGGCTATTTCAGTGCTTCCATTAAGTTACCTGCTGACTACACTGCTGGAGTTGTGGTTGCTTTTTAT ATGTCAAATGGTGACATGTATGAGAAGAACCATGATGAAATAGACTTTGAGTTTTTGGGAAACATTAGAGGCAAAGACTGGAGGATTCAGACTAATGTTTATGGCAATGGAAGTACCAGCATTGGCAGAGAAGAAAGATATGGTCTCTGGTTTGATCCTGCTGAGGATTTTCATCAGTACAGTATTCTCTGGACAGATTCTCTTATTAT ATTTTATGTGGATAATATTCCTATTCGTGAAGTTACGCGAACAGAATCTATGGGAGGAGACTTCCCCGCCAAGCCTATGACTCTCTATGCTACAATATGGGATGCATCCGATTGGGCTACCAATGGTGGAAAATACAgagtaaattacaaatatgcACCATATATTGCTAAGTTCTCCGACCTTGTCCTACATGGGTGTGCGGTCGATCCAATCGAGCATGTTGCCAAGTGTGACACTGCTTCAGATTCCAAATCCGTTCCTTCTGGTGTTACACCAGTACAAAGAATCAAAATGGAGAACTTCAGGAAGAAGCACATGACATACTCTTATTGTTACGACAAAATCAGATACAAAGCCCCTCCATCCGAGTGTGCAATCAATCCTCAAGAAGCCGAAAGGCTTAGAAAATTCGACCCTGTTACGTTTGGTAGTGGTCGTCATCGTCATGGAAAACGACACCATCACAACCGAGGAAGCCAGGCAGAAGCTGTTTCATTCTAA